A single genomic interval of Flammeovirga agarivorans harbors:
- a CDS encoding arylsulfatase: protein MKTVIKYIFGCYLLGILFPTFAQEKRPPNVILILTDDQGWGDFSYTGNEFLKTPHFDQMTEESAVLDHFYVSPVCAPTRASVLTGRYHLRTGVSFVTRGRENMRAEEITIAEAFKSAGYATGCFGKWHNGAHYPENPQGQGFDTFLGFTSGHWSNYFDTQLENNGEMVETKGYITDVLTDATIEFIEKNKDQPFFAYVPFNAPHTPYQVPDKYYDLYKDIDFGYSEKQNKKIATIYGMCKNVDDNLGRIRQYLKENNLEENTIVLFLSDNGPQGDRYNGPWRGGKTSVHEGGSLVPCTIQWKGKIPSSVKTQSTAHIDLMPTLIGLAGIEKSQQIQFDGIDLSEYLLDSKAVIEDRNLYTHMTGFEITAERGAVRQGNYRFTTEFGEKGLYNLKEDPSEKKNLIDQLPNKSKELENAFLDWYKDVTASGFSDLRIPMGYSESKRVVLAAHESSSKGDLKFKANVNGWAHDWYLVDGYAEIQWPIAIVQPSTFHLQLKYAGDVVKGDIIEVTIGHQTIKKKIRKNYTPTPLPTPDRVMREQEAKEQTWGTLDLGKVSLPELGKTTCEIKIQKVNKGTLEVKELITRRIDTL, encoded by the coding sequence ATGAAGACAGTAATAAAATATATTTTTGGTTGTTATCTCTTGGGTATTTTGTTTCCAACATTTGCCCAAGAGAAAAGACCTCCCAATGTCATTTTGATATTAACCGATGATCAAGGATGGGGCGACTTTTCTTACACAGGAAATGAGTTTCTGAAAACACCTCACTTTGATCAGATGACAGAAGAAAGTGCCGTATTGGATCACTTTTATGTCAGTCCTGTTTGTGCACCAACAAGAGCAAGTGTATTAACAGGTAGGTACCACTTAAGGACAGGTGTGTCGTTTGTGACGAGAGGTAGGGAAAATATGAGAGCAGAGGAAATAACCATTGCCGAAGCATTTAAATCAGCAGGTTATGCCACAGGCTGTTTTGGAAAATGGCATAATGGAGCTCATTACCCTGAAAATCCCCAAGGACAAGGTTTTGATACTTTCCTTGGGTTTACCTCCGGTCATTGGAGTAATTACTTTGATACACAATTGGAGAATAATGGAGAAATGGTAGAGACAAAGGGATACATCACTGATGTTTTGACCGATGCGACGATCGAATTTATTGAAAAAAATAAAGATCAACCATTTTTTGCATATGTACCGTTTAATGCTCCTCACACTCCATACCAAGTACCAGATAAGTACTATGATCTTTATAAAGACATTGATTTTGGGTATAGCGAAAAGCAAAATAAGAAGATTGCCACTATTTATGGAATGTGTAAAAATGTGGACGATAATCTTGGAAGAATTCGTCAGTACTTAAAAGAGAACAATTTAGAAGAAAATACAATTGTTTTGTTTTTGTCTGACAATGGCCCTCAAGGAGATCGTTACAATGGTCCATGGAGAGGAGGAAAAACATCAGTACATGAAGGAGGCTCATTGGTTCCTTGTACTATTCAATGGAAAGGAAAGATACCTTCATCTGTAAAAACACAATCAACGGCTCATATTGATCTTATGCCTACACTAATTGGGTTAGCTGGTATTGAGAAATCTCAACAAATCCAATTTGATGGGATAGATTTGAGCGAGTATTTATTAGACTCCAAAGCAGTTATTGAAGACCGAAATCTATATACACATATGACGGGATTTGAAATAACGGCAGAAAGAGGTGCAGTGAGACAGGGAAATTATAGGTTTACGACAGAATTTGGAGAGAAAGGATTGTATAATCTTAAAGAAGACCCTTCTGAGAAAAAGAACCTAATAGACCAATTACCTAATAAATCTAAGGAACTAGAAAATGCATTTCTAGATTGGTACAAAGATGTTACGGCTTCAGGTTTTTCAGATTTACGAATTCCTATGGGATACTCTGAAAGTAAAAGAGTAGTGCTAGCTGCTCACGAAAGTAGCTCTAAGGGTGATTTAAAATTTAAAGCTAACGTAAACGGTTGGGCACATGATTGGTACTTAGTCGATGGCTATGCTGAAATCCAATGGCCTATTGCTATCGTACAACCTTCAACTTTTCATTTACAATTAAAGTACGCTGGAGACGTAGTAAAAGGAGATATTATAGAAGTGACAATTGGTCATCAAACGATAAAGAAAAAAATCAGAAAAAATTATACTCCGACACCATTACCAACTCCGGATAGAGTAATGAGAGAACAGGAGGCAAAAGAACAAACTTGGGGAACTCTAGACCTTGGGAAGGTATCCTTACCTGAATTAGGAAAAACTACCTGTGAAATAAAAATACAGAAAGTGAATAAAGGAACTCTTGAGGTGAAAGAATTGATCACAAGAAGAATAGATACGCTGTAA
- a CDS encoding glycoside hydrolase 5 family protein, producing the protein MKEIKLLLKYMILLVVVASCSKPTQEQSTSLNNNFVTVQNGAFFLNGNPYYFMGANYWYGMNIGMEKGGDRQRLINELDQMKNMGITNLRILASSEGDENQSFQVHPTMQTAPGEYNEDVFVGLDFLLQEMGKRDMKAVMVLNNFWTWSGGMPQYLQWSGKGAIPYPQISKEWNKFTDYSKQFYSDEKALKMFDDHLRVLINRKNSLTGLAYSEDPTIMSWQLSNEPRGYSEVEAYHKWIKATATLIKELDPNHLVSLGSEGDSPGPDAGISLLKDNVIDEIDYVTIHIWAQNWGWYDPAHPEEKFEETKKKVTTYLTKHIQDAKQLGKPAVLEEFGIARDNDDYSPTATTVWRDKYYQFVFNEVVKHAQENAPIYGMNFWAYSGGGRPAAPKEFWKKGDDFIGDPPHEPQGWYGVYDKDQSTIQVIKEYAKKMNVLSTKVVAENVTQ; encoded by the coding sequence ATGAAAGAAATTAAATTACTCTTAAAATACATGATACTGCTTGTAGTAGTGGCATCATGTTCAAAACCAACTCAAGAGCAAAGTACTTCCTTAAATAACAACTTTGTTACGGTACAAAATGGTGCCTTTTTTCTAAATGGGAATCCCTATTATTTTATGGGAGCGAATTATTGGTATGGAATGAATATCGGTATGGAAAAAGGTGGCGACCGTCAACGTCTGATCAATGAATTGGATCAGATGAAAAATATGGGGATCACTAACCTGAGAATTTTAGCTTCTTCAGAAGGTGATGAAAACCAGTCCTTTCAAGTACACCCAACAATGCAAACGGCTCCGGGTGAATACAATGAAGATGTATTTGTTGGTCTAGACTTTTTACTTCAGGAGATGGGGAAAAGAGATATGAAAGCCGTTATGGTATTAAATAACTTTTGGACTTGGTCTGGAGGAATGCCTCAATATCTACAATGGTCTGGAAAAGGAGCTATTCCTTATCCTCAAATTTCAAAAGAATGGAACAAATTTACGGACTACTCTAAACAGTTCTACTCTGATGAAAAAGCCTTAAAAATGTTTGATGACCATTTGAGAGTACTGATCAATAGAAAAAATTCTTTAACAGGTTTGGCCTATAGTGAAGACCCGACCATTATGTCTTGGCAACTTAGTAATGAGCCAAGAGGGTATAGTGAAGTGGAAGCGTATCATAAATGGATTAAAGCTACTGCAACGCTTATTAAGGAACTTGATCCAAACCATTTAGTATCATTGGGTTCTGAAGGAGACTCCCCAGGTCCTGATGCGGGTATCAGCCTTCTAAAAGATAATGTGATCGATGAAATTGATTATGTAACCATACATATTTGGGCTCAGAATTGGGGTTGGTACGATCCTGCACACCCAGAAGAAAAGTTTGAAGAGACAAAGAAAAAAGTCACTACTTATTTAACAAAACATATCCAAGACGCTAAACAGTTAGGAAAACCTGCAGTATTGGAAGAGTTTGGGATTGCTAGAGATAACGATGACTATTCACCTACAGCGACAACGGTCTGGAGAGATAAATATTATCAATTTGTATTTAATGAAGTCGTAAAACATGCACAGGAAAACGCTCCTATCTATGGTATGAATTTCTGGGCTTACTCAGGGGGAGGACGTCCAGCAGCACCAAAAGAATTTTGGAAAAAAGGAGATGACTTTATTGGAGATCCTCCACATGAACCACAAGGTTGGTATGGAGTTTATGATAAAGACCAAAGTACTATTCAGGTGATTAAGGAGTATGCTAAGAAAATGAATGTACTGTCTACTAAAGTGGTAGCTGAAAATGTAACTCAATAA